In Apium graveolens cultivar Ventura chromosome 10, ASM990537v1, whole genome shotgun sequence, the following are encoded in one genomic region:
- the LOC141690115 gene encoding uncharacterized protein LOC141690115 — protein MRPKMKAKSAPKSQLRNTPLINLQIHRDAYGFAIRPQHVHRYREYANIYKEEEMERSDRWKDFLERQAECAELPIKGLSMEENCMELHAEASEVEANGSSENGVAVVDSDRKKSKADFLTENVMENDRAPSNKLDKPHKDLTWTTIRSSLCIIEDMMSRRVKKTTTKIAKDKGTEKHLTVEDARHTKGGHVEDPKEEIYDIDKSDSSHNIPSSDSVGDLDNDLDGDVLYPESFSPWKEELECLVQGGVPMALRGELWQAFVGVRKRRVEKYYQNLLATDDGAEHRNLELDSNSLGSLTEEPICIPEKWKVQIEKDLPRTFPGHPALDEDGRNALRRLLTAYARHNPSVGYCQAMNFFAGLLLLLMPEENAFWTLMGILDDYFDGYFSEEMTESQVDQHVFEELVRERFPKLVNHLDYLEVPVASVTGPWFLTIFMNMMPWESVLRVWDVLLFEGNRVMLFRTALALMELYGPALVTTKDAGDAVTLLQSLTGSTFDSSQLVLTACMGYPNVHESRLHELRNKHRPAVRAAAEERLIGLRALRGSANSDNLAMNSTEDVEHDFVPDLQEQVVLLKVELCKSLEEKCAALLRAEELETALMEMVKQDNRRQLSAKVEELERDVIELREALSNKQEQENAMLQVLMRVEQDQRVTEDARRFAEQDAAAQRYAAQMLQEKYEAATASLAEMENRLVMAESMLEATLQYQSKQNKPRPSKRSVQQDSSAVQRIQESLQDFPERKLGLLSRPFGSGWRDKHKGKPTNNSDKRNELNEHLSTPERQSPSPSTHTRDEQAHQVQETI, from the exons ATGCGTCCGAAGATGAAGGCCAAATCAGCACCTAAATCTCAACTCAGAAACACTCCTCTCATCAATCTCCAAATCcatag GGATGCTTATGGATTTGCTATCAGACCTCAACACGTCCACAGATACCGCGAATATGCTAATATTTACAAG GAAGAAGAGATGGAAAGATCGGATAGGTGGAAAGATTTTCTGGAACGGCAAGCAGAGTGTGCCGAGTTGCCAATAAAAGGGTTATCCATGGAGGAAAATTGTATGGAATTGCATGCTGAGGCAAGCGAGGTGGAGGCTAATGGTAGCTCAGAGAATGGTGTTGCAGTGGTCGATTCGGATAGAAAGAAGTCTAAAGCTGATTTTTTGACTGAAAATGTGATGGAAAATGACAGAGCGCCATCGAATAAGCTGGATAAACCTCATAAGGACCTAACATGGACTACGATCAGGTCATCCCTCTGCATAATAGAAGATATGATGAGCCGTCGTGTGAAGAAGACCACTACCAAAATTGCAAAAGACAAGGGAACTGAAAAACATTTGACGGTTGAAGATGCTAGACATACTAAAGGAGGACATGTAGAAGACCCCAAGGAGGAGATTTATGATATTGACAAATCTGATTCATCTCATAACATACCTTCAAGTGATAGTGTAGGTGATCTTGATAATGATCTTGATGGTGATGTACTTTATCCCGAATCATTTTCTCCATGGAAGGAAGAACTGGAGTGTCTTGTTCAAGGAGGAGTTCCAATGGCTCTGAGGGGAGAG CTTTGGCAAGCTTTTGTAGGAGTGCGAAAACGTAGAGTTGaaaaatattatcaaaatttGTTAGCTACAGATGATGGAGCTGAACATCGAAATTTAGAATTAGACAGCAATTCTCTGGGGTCCTTGACAGAAGAGCCCATTTGTATACCTGAGAAATGGAAAGTGCAAATCGAGAAG GATTTGCCTCGAACTTTCCCAGGTCATCCTGCTCTGGATGAGGACGGTAGAAATGCTTTGAGGCGTCTACTAACAGCATATGCTCGGCATAATCCATCTGTTGGGTACTGCCAG GCTATGAATTTTTTTGCAGGATTATTACTGCTTCTGATGCCTGAAGAAAATGCATTCTG GACTTTGATGGGAATCCTTGATGACTACTTTGATGGCTATTTCTCAGAGGAAATGACAGAATCTCAG GTTGACCAGCATGTTTTTGAGGAGTTGGTGCGAGAGAGATTTCCAAAATTAG TCAATCATCTTGATTACCTTGAAGTACCAGTAGCATCAGTCACTGGACCATGGTTTCTCACAATATTTATGAATATGATGCCATGGGAAAGTG TTCTTAGAGTTTGGGATGTGCTATTATTTGAGGGAAATCGTGTGATGCTGTTTCGAACAGCACTTGCTTTGATGGAGTTATATG GACCTGCATTGGTTACAACAAAGGATGCTGGAGATGCAGTTACTCTGCTACAATCACTAACTGGTTCGACATTTGATAGCAGTCAACTAGTCTTGACAGCTTGTATGGGTTATCCAAATGTACATGAATCCAGATTACATGAACTAAGAAACAAGCATCGACCAGCTGTAAGAGCTGCTGCTGAGGAAAGACTAATTGGCCTTCGAGCTTTGAGGGGTTCCGCCAATTCAGATAACTTGGCTATGAACAGTACTGAGGATGTAGAGCATGATTTTGTTCCAGATCTTCAAGAGCAG GTGGTGTTGCTGAAGGTTGAATTATGCAAGTCGCTGGAGGAGAAGTGCGCTGCTCTACTAAG AGCTGAGGAGTTAGAAACAGCATTGATGGAGATGGTGAAGCAGGATAATCGACGACAACTGAGTGCAAAG GTCGAAGAATTAGAGAGAGATGTTATTGAGCTTCGTGAGGCCCTATCTAATAAGCAGGAACAAGAGAATGCCATGCTTCAG GTCCTGATGAGAGTAGAGCAAGATCAAAGGGTAACAGAAGATGCTCGTCGATTTGCTGAGCAAGATGCAGCAGCACAAAGATATGCTGCTCAGATGCTTCAG GAAAAATATGAAGCAGCTACTGCTTCCTTAGCAGAAATGGAGAATAGGCTCGTTATGGCTGAATCAATGTTAGAAGCTACTTTGCAGTATCAGTCCAAACAAAACAAGCCGCGGCCTTCAAAAAG ATCCGTTCAACAAGATTCATCTGCAGTTCAAAGAATTCAAGAGTCTTTACAAGATTTTCCGGAAAGAAAACTTGGTTTGTTATCTCGACCGTTTGGAAGTGGTTGGCGTGATAAGCATAAG GGCAAGCCCACAAATAATAGTGACAAACGAAATGAACTGAACGAGCACTTGTCTACCCCCGAGAGACAGAGTCCAAGTCCAAGTACTCACACAAGGGACGAACAAGCACACCAGGTTCAGGAGACAATATAA